In one Drosophila albomicans strain 15112-1751.03 chromosome X, ASM965048v2, whole genome shotgun sequence genomic region, the following are encoded:
- the LOC117568240 gene encoding uncharacterized protein LOC117568240 produces MKVFVCLLATLAMASAGQRGGAGGGGYLPGGGFGGGSRIGAGLVSHVSQAHGNTKVHIGGGGAGAGSYGGGAGAYGGAGGASGWQGGAGGGRGAGGWQGAGAGGAGGYGGGGAGGWQGAGAGGSGSYGGGAGAYGGGGAGGWQGGAGAGRSAGGWQGAGAGAGAGANAWGPPAQFDYTVNHGGAGAGGSRGGAGWWND; encoded by the exons ATGAAG GTCTTTGTCTGTCTGCTCGCTACCTTGGCCATGGCTAGTGCTGGACAACGCGGTGGTGCTGGCGGTGGCGGCTACTTGCCTGGCGGTGGCTTTGGCGGTGGCTCTCGCATTGGCGCTGGCCTCGTCTCTCATGTCTCTCAGGCCCATGGCAACACCAAGGTTCACATTGGAGGCGGCGGTGCTGGTGCTGGCAGCTATGGCGGCGGTGCTGGTGCCTATGGTGGTGCTGGAGGAGCTAGTGGCTGGCAGGGAGGTGCTGGCGGTGGACGCGGTGCTGGCGGCTGGCAAGGCGCAGGAGCTGGAGGTGCTGGCGGCTATGGCGGCGGCGGTGCTGGTGGCTGGCAAGGAGCTGGCGCTGGCGGCTCTGGCAGCTATGGCGGCGGTGCTGGTGCCTATGGCGGTGGCGGTGCTGGTGGCTGGCAAGGCGGTGCTGGTGCTGGACGCAGTGCTGGCGGCTGGCAGggagctggagctggtgcTGGCGCTGGCGCTAATGCCTGGGGTCCACCGGCCCAGTTCGATTACACTGTGAACCATGGTGGTGCCGGTGCCGGTGGCTCTCGTGGTGGTGCTGGCTGGTGGAACGAttaa